Proteins encoded within one genomic window of Oncorhynchus nerka isolate Pitt River linkage group LG9b, Oner_Uvic_2.0, whole genome shotgun sequence:
- the saga gene encoding S-arrestin a, which translates to MSPKNVIFKKMAKDKSVGVYMAKRDFVDRVDSVEPVDGVILVDPEVLKGKKAFVQLSCTFRYGREDMDVMGIAFRREIYIAIRQVYPPIQDRDQSTHTKMQGKLLRKLGDNAFPFFFEFPDNLPCSVGLQPGPNDSGKQCVVEFEVKAFSAESQEAKVRKRSTVHLMIRKLQYAPENSGTAPSVKTTREFVMSDKPLHLEASLDKEIYYHGEPINVCVNVTNSSNKNVKNIIVSVDQVATVVLYSNDSYVRAVALEESGDAVAAGASLKKVYTLTPLLVCNRERRGIALDGKLKHEDTNLASSSIVKEGVLKEVLGILVSYRVMVKLIIGGILGSSEVGVELPLKLMHPKPDLVRESELEEEMVFEEFKRSYMKGVADDEEEGNVSTGDAAS; encoded by the exons ATGAGTCCCAAGAACGTAATCTTCAAGAAGATGGCCAAGGACAAGtcg GTCGGAGTATACATGGCGAAGAGGGACTTTGTGGATCGTGTGGACTCTGTCGAGCCAGTGG ATGGTGTCATACTGGTTGACCCTGAGGTCCTCAAAGGAAAAAAAG CATTCGTCCAGCTGTCCTGCACGTTCCGGTACGGTCGTGAAGATATGGACGTGATGGGAATTGCCTTCCGTAGGGAGATCTACATAGCCATCCGTCAGGTGTATCCACCCATACAGGACAGGGACCAGTCCACACACACCAAGATGCAGGGCAAACTGCTGCGCAAACTGGGAGACAATGCCTTCCCTTTCTTTTTCGAG ttccCTGATaacctgccttgttcagtgggTTTGCAGCCTGGCCCTAATGATTCTGGGAAG CAATGTGTCGTGGAGTTTGAGGTCAAAGCCTTCAGTGCGGAGAGCCAGGAGGCCAAAGTTCGCAAACG GAGTACCGTGCATCTGATGATCCGGAAGCTGCAGTATGCCCCGGAGAATAGCGGGACGGCCCCTTCTGTGAAGACCACCCGTGAGTTTGTCATGTCCGACAAGCCCCTGCACCTGGAGGCGAGTCTTGACAAGGAG ATCTACTACCATGGAGAGCCCATTAATGTGTGTGTCAACGTCACAAACAGCTCCAACAAGAATGTGAAGAACATCATCGTCTCTG TGGACCAGGTGGCCACTGTGGTGTTGTATTCCAATGACAGCTACGTGAGGGCAGTGGCCTTAGAGGAATCTGG GGATGCTGTTGCTGCTGGTGCAAGCCTGAAGAAAGTGTACACCCTCACTCCCCTATTGGTCTGCAACCGGGAGAGGCGGGGCATAGCTCTCGATGGCAAGTTGAAGCATGAAGACACTAATCTGGCATCGTCTAGCAT TGTTAAAGAAGGTGTGCTGAAGGAGGTTCTAGGAATCCTGGTGTCATACAGAGTCATGGTTAAGCTCATCATCGGCGG AATATTGGGATCTAG TGAGGTGGGAGTAGAGCTGCCACTCAAACTGATGCACCCAAAACCTGACCTAG TGAGGGAAAG CGAGCTGGAAGAGGAGATGGTGTTTGAGGAGTTCAAGCGCTCCTACATGAAGGGGGTGGCCGACGATGAAGAGGAGGGCAACGTGTCTACAGGAGACGCCGCTTCCTGA